In candidate division WOR-3 bacterium, one genomic interval encodes:
- a CDS encoding sulfide/dihydroorotate dehydrogenase-like FAD/NAD-binding protein codes for MYPVIEKTSMAENTICQFTVKAQDIARKVKPGQFVIVKATNEGERIPLTVADKNVEEGTITLIFQVIGKTTAILRNLGIGENIKDVVGPLGKPTHLEKYGTVVCVGGGTGIAILHHLTKALYEMGNEIISIIGARTKSLIIMEKEMNQISHQLITCTDDGSYGIRGFVTDVLKDVISKRKDVKQIVAIGPTPMMRACVETAKNPYIPVLVSLNPIMLDGTGMCGVCRCTVDGKTKFACVDGPDFDGHKVDFDELEKRLRAYMIQERESLLFSIR; via the coding sequence ATGTATCCTGTTATCGAAAAGACAAGCATGGCCGAGAACACGATTTGCCAGTTTACTGTCAAGGCGCAAGACATAGCTAGAAAAGTGAAACCCGGGCAATTCGTAATAGTCAAAGCCACAAATGAAGGGGAAAGAATACCACTGACCGTTGCGGATAAAAACGTCGAAGAAGGCACCATCACGCTGATTTTTCAGGTGATAGGGAAAACGACTGCGATACTGCGGAATCTCGGAATTGGGGAAAACATAAAAGACGTGGTGGGTCCTCTCGGCAAACCGACCCATCTCGAAAAGTACGGAACGGTCGTCTGCGTCGGAGGAGGAACTGGTATAGCAATCCTTCACCATCTGACAAAAGCATTATATGAAATGGGCAACGAGATAATTTCAATTATCGGAGCCAGAACAAAATCTCTGATAATAATGGAAAAAGAAATGAATCAGATCAGCCACCAGCTTATCACCTGCACAGACGACGGTTCATACGGCATCAGAGGTTTCGTAACCGATGTCCTCAAAGACGTCATTTCAAAAAGAAAAGACGTCAAACAGATTGTCGCTATAGGGCCGACACCCATGATGCGCGCGTGCGTCGAAACAGCAAAAAATCCCTACATACCGGTCCTCGTTTCCCTCAATCCCATTATGCTCGACGGCACCGGGATGTGCGGAGTGTGCAGATGCACGGTGGACGGAAAGACGAAATTCGCCTGTGTTGACGGACCGGACTTCGACGGACACAAAGTTGATTTCGACGAACTCGAGAAAAGGCTGAGAGCTTATATGATCCAGGAACGGGAATCCCTTCTTTTTTCAATAAGATAG